The Primulina tabacum isolate GXHZ01 chromosome 1, ASM2559414v2, whole genome shotgun sequence genome contains the following window.
GAGCGAGCCTTGaatcctatattttttttaattttcgtaGCACTATCTCCAAATCCTTGACCACAAATTTTCGGATTATTTGCTGTTATTGGAGGGATACAGTATGTACCAGTCATTAAATTGGCTGAGCCATTCCTATATTCACATTGAGGATGCCTTTTTAGTTATCTACAATCATCTAATTACTTGGTTTGCTTGGATTTGTGTTTTGACCAGCTTTAACCAGCTAAGTTTAAGAAATGAAAGATGAGATGATTCTAGATGATATATTTAGAAGTTGATTCTTGTGGCTTTGTGTGGTTGTAGATTAATCCGTTCATCTATGGCTTATGGCTAATGATATGTTAGTCCATGATGTCCCATCCATGTGTGTTTTCTGAATGCTGTATCAATTTAATATAGGTGATAAgaatgaggaaaaggaaaaggagaTGAAGCAAGAGTTTGGCCAGACTTGTGACTGGATAAAAAAACGTTTGGGAGACAAAGTGGCTAGTGTTCAAATCTCGAATCGCCTAAGCACGTCACCTTGTGTACTTGCATCTGGGAAATTCGGCTGGTCTGCCAATATGGAGAGGTGAGTTTCCAGTTTCTCCAAGGCAGGAGAAGTTAGTTTTTGTAAATTATGTGTATTTATCACACACATTCATGTTGTCTGTTTTTTTGTTCATTCTCAGGCTGATGAAAGCCCAAACTGTTGGTGATCCCACGAGTCTAGAATTTATGAGAAGCAGGAGAGTTCTTGAAATCAATCCAGATCATCCAATCATCAAATCTCTAAATGTACGTGTCTCGGTAAACAAGAAAAAGGTTGACTTCGTTAAAATCAACCCATTTGTTTTCACTTTAACTTTTCACATTTTTCTGATACAGAATGCATACAAGAGTGGCTCAAATGACGAGGAAGCATTGAGGGCGGTGGATCTTTTATATGACACAGCTTTAATTTCTAGCGGTTTCAcagtgagtgtttattcaaaacTCCGTTTTATTACTTTACTAGGAATGATCACGTGCGATGCACGTGGGTgattaataatgaaaaatataataacgagatttagataatttttaaaatcgttTGAATAACATCTTGTTTATGAGTATTTATTaatctaaatatatcaaaacacaataaataaaaataaaccatgacgataaatcaaatatattcacttatttatttaacattttCCAATTTGTATGATTATAACATAATGACAGCTCTCTCAAATTAACAAAGatattttttatccaaatatcattcacaatgaaaaacaatataaataaaattaagagaataataaattttactAAAACCAAAATCTCAATGTATTTAAATGGAGTGCATATAGTGATTGTCAAATAAAATTctcttaattaactaaattatcatAATGATGTTAAAATAAAACCTCTAAACTTGTTATTAAGTTAAATATCAATTGTGTTTTTGCTAACTTTTAACTCCTTGCGAATTTtgtttaactttttccttttataGAATAGATATTACacatcaactcaaatattttaaacggtATAGTAGCTCAATCGTCATGATTCGATCGACGTATCcaacaaggacaattattgcactccaATAATTACACTAATTGCAATATATGAGAATCGATCTCATGACTTTGACTCTTATATATACCAATTGTAAGATCATGCATTTGTcgatttaccaaaagttataaccAGGGTAACGATGCAACATtaattaaaatcttttaaaatcgtAAAACAACTTAAACGTCACATTTGGATTGTTATACCTTACATAAACAATTATTTTAGAAATCATTTTTCTAAATCAAATTTATTCTcactaataaaataatttcatcgAACACAAAGtagttttaattaataataataatttaaacacaAAGATTAATTGTTAGGATGACCACTCTATGTCATCACTTATgcttcattaagttgcaatcatAGGAATAATGCACAATGAATTGGTAAACATAACTTAGTTAATTTAATAAGtgattaatattaaataacaattttgttattttgaaatgtgaaaaatagtttttatatatataaattcatcatatataatgataaattaattaatacgtagaaaagagaaaaaattgttttttatgtATGTAATTTCAGCATATATAATTAGAAATTAATTAATAGGTTGAAAAGAACAAGcaagataacaaatcaatatattatatacGATGATTTCGTAATAGAATAATGCTAATATAACCATACTTTGTATTATGTTTAGAACGCAATTGAAAAttgataacaaaatatataataatagaaactttaatcttaaaaacattattatctaaaatattatcataatacatcatgaatcataaatgaaATCACTAAATTATTGAgtaactatttatttaattattacttaaatcaatttataaaataaaaaagataagatataaatattaaatattcattagtAACCATGAAGAAATACACTAATTTTAGTAACAAATTTTAGTTAGCAACAAACAAAAATTATGGGTAAATTGATAAATTCAATATGCATTAATATCCAAAGACATTTAAGataaacaataaattataaaagaacccatcaaaaaaattattgatttaatttgcttcattaaatgaatAAGGGTATATTGGAAAATTCACAATTAGAAGTcgtatatttatatgtatgttagaTTGACGTCTCTAATCTTTTAATCACCGAACCAGAACTTTTTGGAATGTGAAGTTTTTCCATGTTACACTCTAATTATACACTGGAGTCTTTAATTGTTGGGATAATTTTGGTCTCATCATGTGGATTCcataaataattcaacatgatCCAATAATACAATATTATGCACATAGTTGCACCCCAAGTGACATAGAAAGGACTGCTATTATGTATTATGACAGAGCATATGAGCGGTCAATTTTATGCGATATCCCACATGAATTCCAGTTTTCCAAACAACAACGGTGACATTTTGTATCCGAGAAATAATTAATCTTATCCTTGAACTTTGCTAATGCTTTCAGCTATACGGTATCTGCAAATGCACTGACTTAATTTTTTCAATGGAATAGCCCGAGAGTCCAGCGCAGTTTGGAGGAAAAATTTATGAGATGATGAACATGGCTCTTTTAGGCAAGTGGGGGACATACAACGATGGGTCTCAGCAGCAAGTCAGCCCTGCTTCATATATCCCAGAGACGATTGAGGCTGAAGTGGTCGATCCTGCTGAAGCCGGTGGTAACAAATGATGAATGAGGTGAGGTGTAATCTCTTCACCTATGTACACCACATACAATTCATTAGATCTAGTTGAAATTGTGAACATGTCAACGTTTTAGCGGAATATATGATTAAATTAGGGGACTAATGTTATTTTAGTTTATTACGCTGTGGAGATGGATAAATCATCGAGGACATGCAGTTGTCATCGCAATTTTGCTTTTGGTTTTGAAACATTACTTGGTACTGCTGGTTTTTGGTCCCATCAAATTTCCAGAAAGCTAAAATTGTAAGAGCAGATTGATTTAATGTTTACGGAGATTTGGATCTTGATCTGATTAATCAAGAGTTAAAGAAAACAAATGTAACGGGACGAACAAGGCATTGACTCCGCATGCGTCCTTTCATATGCaacgtttttttaaaaaagcagGTTAATTGTTCGTGGTCATTTGAGTTGAAGGAAATCAGTTAAAGCAATGCGATCTTTATATATGGAAATTGAATTTCATCGTTTTCATGTTAGATTGAAATTATCATGATTTCACGTAGGGGGAGGTAAACAAACCAGACCGTTCGTGagttattcgaagctcgattcgattaaagctcgtttgagctcgtttaatgaggctcgttaagataaacaaaccaaactcaagctttacggtattcggctcgttagctcgtgaacatgttcgttcgTAAGTtaatgagtaatcttttagatgaaaaaataatagttttgatatttgatttattgattttgcatattatttatgaaatatatagaaaaatctattaaatttatttattgtaataaatttacaaattttaataagaataatatatatttttttaaatatataatttactttttaattaatttaataaaatttaaatgtataattcatattattaagcttgtttaggctcgataaaggcttgaataagctcgtgagccatgcatatattcgttaaataaagctcgagctcggctctaTTATAAACGAACTAAGTTCAAACATTCAAGATTTctgctcgactcgattacatccttATTTTCACGGTTGTGAATTTATTTTATTGGTTTTGGATCCAAGCATTGGGGATTTCGAATGTTCTTATTTGAAATCTATACTCCTTTTGAGGAATTCATAATTTTAGGGAAATGATAATAACTGAAGTAGCGACTTAAAGATTAGAATTGctgtattaaaaattaaaaagagaTGGACCGAAGCttagattttatttaaaatctaaCATAAGATATGCATTTTTTTTAACTCAGCCTATATATTATTGGTTTGGATAATAATCAGAAGTACCGAAGAAACAGGAACACTTCTCTCGTACACGATGGACCTGTAGGAACGGCGTGGACTCTGACCAGTTTCTTCTCCCCGTGAAAATTAATGTACTGGGAATAAATATAAAGAAGTGCAAACTATGTAATTGACTGAATGAAATACGTCCATGTTCTCTCGGTCATTGTGACAAATATTGCCATAGTCTCTCAAATAAAAGTCTTCAAATGTTAGGAAAAAATCCGATTTCACGTTTTATTCTACAGACAAGGGGCAATGAGTTTGAATATCCGTTGCGAATTGAAGAATAAAAAGCTCTCTTAAACATCAGGGAACAAGAATCAGTTTCCATCTCCAAGCATTGCAATTTTGGAGAATCGAGTTCAATTCTGTGTACACTCTGAATCTCTCAATAAAGCCAGAAACCGCAAAGACCCTTGAAATTAAGTCTCTACCTTGTTCGGCACTTCCGGGTTTTGCAGTCTTTCAGCTGCACTGAAGATGCATTTCTAGAAAACTAATGGATTTCTGCATTACCTTGGCACTTGTTAACCCATCGAACTGTTTCAGTTGAGCTAGTTCAGCCGTTGTTCTAATTATGTTCTCTCTTTGGGGAACCATCACGGTAGTAATCTATTCCATGCAAGATTCGCTTGCAATCATAGGCCTCGTTTTTGACAAATTGTTTTCCCTTTGGTCAAACTTCTCTGCAAACTGTCCATCAAGTTCCACAGCATATTGATCATCCGCTGTCTCAATGGTCTTCCCTGAACCAGAATTTGAATTATTGCGGATTTCAGTTTCTGCTTGAAGAAGTTCATCGGGAGTTGCTGCAGGGTCAAGATCCCAGCAACCCTCAGGTAAGTTCATCCCTTCAACTTTAAGCGAACATGATGGCACCTGGTGTGAAAACCGTAACATCTCTCTTCTTGGAATCCACCTGACCGCATTGGAGTTCGTATTCCTTTGATAAACTGTCTTGAATCCATCCAGCTTAACTAGTGGAGTCACCCAGACGCCATGATCTTCAGAGTAGTCCTCAATAACCTCTACCATTTCGTACTGGTGCCTTACATTATGAGGGGTTGTTCTGTTCCAATCTGGTGACCAATTTCGATATACTGCCCAAATATCACCACCCCTAGGATAGATTCTCACACAACCTCCCCTACCAGCCTTCTCCCTTCTCAGAAGATGAGAAAATATATTGACTTGCTCCACCATTTCAGAATAGGAAACTCTAAAACTTCCACAAGATTTCGTAAACCCAGAATCCAACCAATTTACAGACCCAAATTCACTATCAGATCTTGAGTTCAGGTAGCTTATGTGTATCTTAAATGGATTCAATTCGACAACTTCACGGATTAGACAATACAGGCGCGGCATGCCATCTTCCTCATCATACAGTGCCCATATCTGCTTGGGTTTAAAACATTCTTCTAACCTATCCTGGTCAAAATCATGGAAGTCAGAATCTGGAACTGTTATTGTCATAGAAACTGATCTCTTCAGTTCTGGTTGACGAGCAGTATCAATTGATCCGTTTATTCTTGCGGCATCACTGCATTTATCAGCTTCGGCTTTCTTTACGGAGTTCAACGCTGCTGCTGCTTCTGAAGCCAACCGCATCTCTTCTAGCTTCCCAAGGATTACTGATCTCGCCTTATCAATTAACATTTGTCTAACATCAAATGCTGAGGCAGCTGATGTGGTGGAAATCTTAGATATAGGCTTTAAATTTCCATTTCCGTTGTCTATTTTTGCTTCCATAGCAACGCTTGGACACAATCTTTCCTGCTCATTCGTAGAAGTGATTCCCTCATCCAGTTTTCTCTTCTTGGCAGGTCTGCCACGCTTCGATTGTGATGCTTCACTGTAACCAGTATATTCATTAGAGCCCATCTTACATGTAGCCTTTAGCATATGACGTTTTCCATTTGCTTTGGTTTTGTCTGTGTCCCCATTGGTTTGATAAAGGACACGAGAAGTTGATAATCCATTCTGATCCATAACACCAACAGCATTTCCACATGAGTTACTTTGAAATGATATATTTGAGACATACTCAGATTTATATCCAGTATGATGTCCCAAGACCCCATTAGGTGCACAGCATCCAGTGTTTGTTGGTGCAAATGCTGCAGCACAACCATGACTCCCATACCCATTCTCAGGCGTATAGGAGTGAGTTGAGTATTGGAAAGCACCATTTGCCGTAGCCAGCCCAGTTTCAACAGCAATGAAGACACCACGGCAGTTCTTACAAGTAAGTCTCTTGTTCACATATTTCCTGAGGTATTCGTATTGAACATGACAGGATGTACACACAGTCCAAAATGAATCGAGTCTGCCATGAGAAGCTGAATACTTGGAACAGTTGTCATAACCACCAGCACCATACCCAAAAAAGTAATTTCTCCTTTGATCATACGAGCTTCTTTTAACATTATCGGATAAAAGAGCCCAAGCTTCAGAGACAAGTCTGAATGCCCCATCAGCTCCTATGGTTTTGTTCTTATCAGGGTGGAGCAGTATTGCCATCTTCTTATACCTTTTCTTTAACTTGGGCTTCTCGGTAGATGGGTCCATTCCAAGAATTGAATAGAAATCAGTTTCCCCATTAATTTTAGCTACTGATGCAGCATAGACACCGAATGTAGCCACCATTTGAGATATACCCTCCAGCTCAGAGCACAATTTTTGAGCTTTCAAAGCATAATTTTTTGCAGCCATAAAGTCTCTCTCCATAAATTGTTTCACAGCGATCGCTTTAGCTTTGTGAGCTTCCTCTATGCAGGACTccattatattataaatttttccaACCAAAATCTCAACAGAAAACTTGGCTTACGATCCCAGTCCCTTTGAAAAACTTTACCACACACTACAAATTTTAATGAAACAGATGATGAGATATTAATTTAAACCACAATAACAGTTGATGATTGAACGCCTcatgcaaaatgatcatttcaAGCATTAATGACATCATGCACCCAAATTCGAATATTATTTCTAACTTATTTCTAAAATGTATCAACCCTGTGTTCAGTTGTGTAGTCAAACTCAAATCCTAGTTCAGAAAATGGGCAATTATCTCAAAACTTTCTAACATAACAGACTCAGAAACCACACTTCAGTAGAACTAACTTTCCCTTTCAAGTAAACCTACCCTAGTCAAATAATTCAAGATAATTcagaatatataaaataaaattcaaaatatcatCAGTAATGCTCAAGTTAATCAGAAGATCTAAAAGAAATAATCGCAAAAACAAGCATAAATCATCAGAAGAACTCATCGATCCACCGTTTCCAGCTCAACTTGTAAACTACTCATCGATCCACCATTTCCAGCTCAACTTGTAAACTAAAAACCAGATGAAAAATTCAAAACTCACCGAGATTTGGAAAGCAGCAAGAATCAATTCAAGTTTTAACTTTCCAAATCCCCAAAATCAGCTTCAGATCTACAAAAAAATCCAGGATTACTCCCGTAAATCAAATACACCGTCCAAATGCAAATTAAACCATCAGTAaagagtaaataaataaatgaaagcTTACttacaattaaaaaaaacagaTTTAGGAAGTACAACACATGCGAGAAGCAAAAATCACCCCAGCATAACATGCCGGCAGCCACCGGCGGAGGCTTCCGTCCAAACTCCGAgcagaataataataaataattattgtaataataataataattactaTTATATCGTATAGCAACAGCGAAACGCATCAGTTCAAAAATATGCTAACATGTAAATGTATAAATAGACAATAATAAATccctaaaataattaaataataaaattattatataatttccTTTGGATATTAAATATTCATAtaaattaatgattattatttttgattttttttaatataatttcatGAAAGTACAGTTATTAGTATTTAATACCGATATGGCCAATTGTGTGCCGCTGTGCGTTGTGCGCACTCACTCACAGTGAAAagtaaaaagataaaaaaaagaaaaaaaggaacAAAATTtgattcttgaatttattaCAATAATGGTTAAGAATGAACACGAGTCTGCTTACACGTTACTAggttaaaaaaacatttaatatttttgctcaaaaaaagtttttattttattttttataaaaaaaataaaaattcatttgaatttaaaaaaaattaaaattatcatatGTTTTCAACTTTTCAAAAAGTTGAAATTTTGTCTTCGTTGTAATAATTTCCCAAAGTGCTCCTCCCATCAATATATATTAATCTGCATCATCtttatagaaaatatttttttcatgacgATGGAATTCACGTCTTCTATTTTTCGGTGCAATGTGCATCGAGTAAACTTCCGAGTTAACATGGTAACCTGCAAAACATATTATCCTGATAAATCATTTTAGACCTACTTGATTGTATAAATATATCTATTTTTCGGTGCAATGTGCATCGAGTAAACTTCCGAGTTAACATGGTAACCTGCAAAACATATTATCCTGATAAATCATCTTAGACCTACTTGAttgtataaatataattataataaaaaattaaatccaGCAGATTCGCTATTGGCAAAAATTTTATTCTCCTAAAAGCATTAAACCCCACCAAATTCAATATCCGAAAGATATATACGAATATTGCGACAGTCAAATTTGAGAATCCTGTATCAATTTCCAATAACGAAATCATTAATCTAATGTCGAAAGACTTAAAGTCCATGACGCATGGAAATGTGGAATACCAATCAGTCCAGTGAGCCAAAAAATTTCACTTCATACTAAAATTGGTGTCCGGAAATTGAAAATGTGTACAACCGCTTTACATAATTCActgtttaattttttattctaGTTGTACAAATTCTAATATGAAATGTACGTGACTATCGACTTTCTCTCGTAGCTATTCTATGATAATCAATTTTAGTTGTTGAAATGTCCCGCACTAACGGCCAAAATTGATTTtccataaatttaaaatctgCACATGTAATATTGCTTGAGAAAGAGTGACAACTTAGGGGGAAAATTGAAGATGAAGATGTAATTAAGAACAAATCTTACAGCTTCAGAGAGCGTGTCGGCTCCTGAAAATCCAGTGACGTCCCACTTTTCGGAGACACTAGGAACAGTTTGGTCGTGTGGTAGTTGATAAGGAGTCATTTCCGCCGGAATCCAACACTGTGGGACTCCTAATACCCCCGCCGAGGCTGCTATCTTGTTCTCCCTTGggaaaatttaatatttgcaTGTATTTGCCACCAGGACCAACATGGGTACTTTCTTTCGCTTGACGTACGAGCATTTTCCTCAAGTTCAATATATCTCTCAGCCTCAGCAGATGTTCGCGAAGCAGCAGCTCGAGCTTCCTGCAAACCCAAATAGAAAGCCCAATGTCGAAAGGTACGTATTCCAAACAGCAACCATGTTCTTAAGGTGGGTAAATTGCTAAACAAAATATAGGTTGTTACACATTGTTATATACTACTTTCATGATTCCAAAGTTTATCATTACACTTAACTGTTAAGGGGGACGAAATAACAGTTGACAAGCAATGAAAATCAGGACAACATACAAGAAAGCTGGGAAAATTAACCATTGTGCATTATACCTGAAGGCCTtctattcttttcaaaattcATCTGTTTTATTATATGATCCAATAATATCAAGGTTCATGatcaaaagtttaaaaatatctaaagAACAAATTAAATAGAAGAATAAACGCAACAAAGACACCAAAAGGTGAATTTATAAGTTAAAAGAGAGCTCAAGTCATCAGATCAGACGCGTTTTCACTCGAAGCCAAGATAGAAAAGTCAAGAGAATGAAACACCAATAACGCAGATATGTGAAAGCTGCTTTAatgggagaaatgtaatgcccgga
Protein-coding sequences here:
- the LOC142554820 gene encoding uncharacterized protein LOC142554820, encoding MESCIEEAHKAKAIAVKQFMERDFMAAKNYALKAQKLCSELEGISQMVATFGVYAASVAKINGETDFYSILGMDPSTEKPKLKKRYKKMAILLHPDKNKTIGADGAFRLVSEAWALLSDNVKRSSYDQRRNYFFGYGAGGYDNCSKYSASHGRLDSFWTVCTSCHVQYEYLRKYVNKRLTCKNCRGVFIAVETGLATANGAFQYSTHSYTPENGYGSHGCAAAFAPTNTGCCAPNGVLGHHTGYKSEYVSNISFQSNSCGNAVGVMDQNGLSTSRVLYQTNGDTDKTKANGKRHMLKATCKMGSNEYTGYSEASQSKRGRPAKKRKLDEGITSTNEQERLCPSVAMEAKIDNGNGNLKPISKISTTSAASAFDVRQMLIDKARSVILGKLEEMRLASEAAAALNSVKKAEADKCSDAARINGSIDTARQPELKRSVSMTITVPDSDFHDFDQDRLEECFKPKQIWALYDEEDGMPRLYCLIREVVELNPFKIHISYLNSRSDSEFGSVNWLDSGFTKSCGSFRVSYSEMVEQVNIFSHLLRREKAGRGGCVRIYPRGGDIWAVYRNWSPDWNRTTPHNVRHQYEMVEVIEDYSEDHGVWVTPLVKLDGFKTVYQRNTNSNAVRWIPRREMLRFSHQVPSCSLKVEGMNLPEGCWDLDPAATPDELLQAETEIRNNSNSGSGKTIETADDQYAVELDGQFAEKFDQRENNLSKTRPMIASESCME